In one Zalophus californianus isolate mZalCal1 chromosome 10, mZalCal1.pri.v2, whole genome shotgun sequence genomic region, the following are encoded:
- the LOC113932223 gene encoding histone H3.3A isoform X2, protein MARTKQTARKSTGGKAPRKQLATKAARKSAPSTGGVKKPHRYRPGTVALREIRRYQKSTELLIRKLPFQRLVREIAQDFKTDLRFQSAAIGALQEASEAYLVGLFEDTNLCAIHAKRVTIMPKDIQLARRIRGERA, encoded by the exons ATGGCTCGTACAAAGCAGACTGCCCGCAAATCGACCGGTGGTAAAGCACCGAGGAAGCAACTGGCTACAAAAGCCGCTCGCAAGAGTGCGCCCTCTACTGGAGGGGTGAAGAAACCTCATCGTtacag gcctGGTACTGTGGCACTCCGTGAAATTAGACGTTATCAGAAGTCCACCGAACTTCTGATCCGCAAACTTCCTTTCCAGCGTCTGGTGCGAGAAATTGCTCAGGACTTCAAAACAGATCTGCGCTTCCAGAGCGCGGCTATTGGTGCTTTGCAG GAGGCAAGCGAGGCCTATCTGGTGGGCCTCTTTGAAGACACCAACCTGTGTGCTATCCATGCCAAACGTGTCACAATTATGCCAAAAGACATCCAGCTAGCGCGCCGCATACGTGGAGAACGTGCTTAA
- the LOC113932223 gene encoding histone H3.3A isoform X1, whose translation MARTKQTARKSTGGKAPRKQLATKAARKSAPSTGGVKKPHRYRPGTVALREIRRYQKSTELLIRKLPFQRLVREIAQDFKTDLRFQSAAIGALQLFLVPSQEASEAYLVGLFEDTNLCAIHAKRVTIMPKDIQLARRIRGERA comes from the exons ATGGCTCGTACAAAGCAGACTGCCCGCAAATCGACCGGTGGTAAAGCACCGAGGAAGCAACTGGCTACAAAAGCCGCTCGCAAGAGTGCGCCCTCTACTGGAGGGGTGAAGAAACCTCATCGTtacag gcctGGTACTGTGGCACTCCGTGAAATTAGACGTTATCAGAAGTCCACCGAACTTCTGATCCGCAAACTTCCTTTCCAGCGTCTGGTGCGAGAAATTGCTCAGGACTTCAAAACAGATCTGCGCTTCCAGAGCGCGGCTATTGGTGCTTTGCAG CTTTTTCTCGTTCCTTCGCAGGAGGCAAGCGAGGCCTATCTGGTGGGCCTCTTTGAAGACACCAACCTGTGTGCTATCCATGCCAAACGTGTCACAATTATGCCAAAAGACATCCAGCTAGCGCGCCGCATACGTGGAGAACGTGCTTAA